The Niallia circulans nucleotide sequence ATTAAAATAGTGACAGTGCTACTCATCGCCGTTGCCAGCTTTCCAAAAAAAAACTATGCTTTCATTGTCACTTAAGCTATACACGATTTATTTCCCCCATTTTCTAAAACAGTCTCATTCCATTGGATATTTGTTTGTTCGGAAATGATTAACTGGTTCGTTTCGTTAACAATTAATTGTTTATTGTTGTTTGCTTGAGCATGTGTAAGACTTGGAGCAATTCCCGTAAATAATAAAATTGTTGTTAAAATCGCTGCACCAAATAATTTAATTATCTTTTGTTTTCCCCCTCTAAAATGTTATAACATATACAGTTTACTGTAAGGTTTATGCCTGTGAAGGTTTTTGAACTTTGTTAGGGGTAGTGAGAAACCCAACAGCTCTAATTTAGGCAAAATGCACAGCATGGTCCTAAGCTCGTATACTTGAAAAAAAGTAAAAATGTTTATGCATTTACTTCTTATTTCAAATGCTTCAATACATCGTCATATCCGGCACTCCACATAGAGAACATACTTAAAGTTTTCCAAACATCTAATTTTCCAATAAAATCCTTGTTCAGCATGTCTGCGAGTATTAGCTCATTTATAATAGAATTACTCTCTCGTTAACTACCTTTTAATAGCCAGATGCACATCTATGTATGGTTTTTAAATGGATATCGCTCTAAAGATAAAACTAAATTTTTAAATTCATCAATATCTTCTTTTATCCACTGATTCCTGTCAAGTTCGCGTATTACTTGCTTTGAAACAGAAAGTAACGAATCTTTGAGTTCTTTATAAAGGAATGTTCCTTTAAAACTTTCATTTAAGTCATCTTCAAAGCTAAAATTCATTTCTACTTGATCTTCACTTACTTTTTTCACCAGAACTTCTGGTGTACCATCCATAAAATCAAATTTATAAGTTGTTCCTATTCTAGAGATATCTACACTTCTAATAGATTTAATCCACCAAGATAAGATGATTACCAAAAAGTCATCCCATCCTTCATCAGGAAAATAGCGATGATAATCAATAATAAAATATATCGTGCCTGTTATATTTTTACTGCGATTAATTTCTAATGAATCTAAATCAACATAAAGGGAGATATGCTGTGCCAACTAATTCATCCCTTTCAGTTTGTTTTCTATACTATTCTCCAAAATTATTATATACCTTTTTTCACCCTGAAAGACTGTAACTGAAACAAAACATTTTTTTATTAAGTCTCCATTTTGTCTAACTGATGTTAAAATAAATGTAACTCAACTAAATAAAAGGACTACAAAAAGTCCTTTTACCCGTTAATACTTATATAATAAATATGGATTAATAACATTCATACAATAATCCCAAACCGTTTTTTCATTTTCGACTGAGTAGAAGCGATCGTAAGGTTTGATTTCCTTAGAATTGCCGAAGTATTTTCCTGTAATGCCTGTTACAGTTGGCGATGTAGCTAAAAATACATTTGTTGAAGCTCCTTTTTCTGGGCTCGCCATAATTGGCAAGGCGATTTTATATATAAGATTTGTTATAATGCCTTTATCACTGTCTTGACCAAAATTTGTGGCAACTGCACCAGGATGTGACACATTGACTGTAACATTATTTACTCCTTGATCTTTAAGTAATCGAGACATATGACGTGTGTTCCAAATCACGTAAAGCTTAGATAGTCCATATCTTTTCTGTGCGGAATAGTTTTCCTCAAGGTTCAGATCTGCCATGTTTGGTTTTCCACTGGCACGATGGGAAGCTGATGACATGTTAATCACCCGTGCATCTTTGCTTTTTTTTAAGATATCCAGTAGTAATTGCGTTAAAAGCAAGGGAGCTAAAACGTTCAATGCCATCGTCTTTTCAATGCCATCTTTCGTAATGGAGCGTTCGTTATCTAAAACAGCTCCAGCATTATTGATTAAAACATCAAGGTGATCATAACGTTGTTTAAAATTAATGCTCATTTGCTTGATAGACTCAAAAGAGAATAAGTCTGCTAGTATATAATCAACTTCATTGTTTCCAGTAGATGCTTTTATTTCATCTACTACTTTTTTGGCTTTATTTTCGTTACGGCCGTGAACAATGACTTTGTGTCCTTGCTTGGCTAATTCTTTAGCAGCCACCATGCCAATTCCGTCCGTTGCACCAGTGATTAAAATGGTTTTTGTTTTCATAAGTATACTCCTTCTTAATAAATGAATGTTCGTTTTTAAAAATAATTTATAAAAAGCACTCTAAGAGAGTGCTTATGCTTTAATTGCATCCCAACACATTTGAAATACTTCTATAAAGTCAACCTCATTGATATATTCCTTGGAATTAAGATTTTCCTTATAAATTTGGGAAATAGGATACATACAAAATCCAATAAGTATATTGGGATTCGTTTGCTTTAAAATACCTTCGTTTATGCCTTTTTCAAAGACCTGATAAACCATGCGACTTGATGTATCAAAATCTTTTACCGATAAAGAATTTAAAACAGGCGAATTAGAAGCTTGCTCTAAAAAAATAAAATAATCTCCTCTGTTCTTGAGGAATAGAAGGATATTTTCACAAAATTGCATAATAGATTGCTTAACCGGAGCTTCAGAAGTTAAATTTTTAGAACAGTCAAGCAGCATCTGTGTTTTAACGTCCAAGTAAACCTTTTGGATCATATCCTCCTTGTTCTCATAATAAATATACAGGGTTGAAGCAGAGACGCCAGCTGCTTTAGCAATTTTAGACATGGAGACATTCACAAAGCCAATTTCATTAATTTGTTGGATGATTGCTTTCACAATCGCTTCTTTTTTATTATTATCTTTTTTTCTCATATATCCATAATAACGAACATTCTGTTATAGTCAAGTTATAGAAAAGTATAGTCTTCATATGTTTCTCGTGTCCTTCATTTGGTAACTTCTTGATAAAGAAAATATTCAACTAGATTTAATTACAAAGTAGATGTATCAATAACAAATCGATACCTTACATCATTACGTTTAAGCCTATCAAACGCCTCATTAATTTGATTTGCATTTATTACTTCTATTTCAGGGGCAATATTGTGTTGTGCGGAGAAATTAAGCATTTCTTGTGTTTCAGGAATTCCACCCCCTGGAGTTGCAGCAATTCTGCGACGTCCCATCAGTATGCTAAGCGTATTAAATTGTTGAGGCTTTCCAGAATCACCGATTATAACAAATGTACCGTTAATATTAAGCATAGAAACATACGCATCCAAATTAAGATTTGCTGATGTAGTGTTTAAGATAACATCAAACTGGCCTGCTAGCTTTGTAAATGTATTTGGATCACTTGTTGCGTAGTAATGATCTGCACCAAATTTTAATGCATCGCTTTCCTTTTCCATAGTCTGACTTAAGGCAGTAACTTCTGCACCTAATGCATGGGCATATTTAATGGCTAAGTGGCCTATTCCCCCAATGCCTACAATAGCTATTTTTTTACCTGGTCCTATTTCCCAGTGCTTCAATGGATAGTAAGCTGTAGCTCCTGCGCAAAGTAGTGGGCTAGCAGCGTCTAACTCTAAATTGTCCGGAATTCGGAGAACATAGTCTTGTTTTATGACAATTTTTTGGCTGTAACTACCATATGTTACACTACCATCATAGTCTTGAGAGTTATACATCATAACCATTCCTTTTGTGCAAAACATGGTTTCACCTTGTAGACAATTCTCACACTCTCCACAGGAATTGACAAGAGGCCCAGCTCCAACCCGATCACCAACAGTAAACTTCGTCACTTCTGTACCTACTGCTTCAACAACTCCTGTCATTTCATGTCCAGGAACCATCGGGAATCTTGAGTACCCATTATCATTTTGTATCATATGAACGTCAGTATGGCATATCCCACTAAACTTGATATCTATTAATACATCATCAGGACGCAATTCTCTTCTCTCAATTGTTGTTTTTTCAAATTGCGCATTAGCACTTGAAACACTTAAAGCATGAGTTTTACACATTATATTTACCTCTTTCTTTACTTTTAGTTTAGACGTCACTATTTACAGGGCAATCTTTTAAACAGCTTACAATCTATCGCATCCCCCCTTATATATTCTCCACCAAGGAAATACTGGTCCTTGAGTCGAACCAATGTCAACATTTTCGCCAATGCGAGGTGCAGCAACAATAACGTTTCTTTCAACTGCAGCTTTCAGAACACGTTCAATGGGCTCATCCCAATCATGAATTGCCAATGTAAATGCCCCCCAGTGAATTGGGAGCAAGGTTTTACCTTGGAGTTCAATATGAGCTTGAACTGTTTCCTCTGGCAACATATGCAATGGCCACCAGCCGCTGTTGTCATATTGTCCAGCTTCCAGGAGCGTTACATCAAACGGGCCATATTTATCACCAATTTCCTTAAAGTGCGGACCATAACCACTATCTCCACCAAAAAATATCTTTTCATCCTTGCCCTCAATAATCCATGAACACCATAAGGTAGCATTATGATCAAACATTCCTCTTCCAGATGAGTGCTTTGCTGGTGTACAACGAAACGTTAGACCGAAAAACTCAGCTTCTTCCCACCAGTCAAGTTCAATAATCTGTTCTGCCTTAATCCCCCATCTTTGCAGATGGCTTCCTATGCCTAATGGAACAAGAAACATTTTAACCTTATTAGTTAATTTCTTTATCGTTTTAGAATCTAAATGATCATAGTGGTCATGTGATATAAGTACAGCATCAAGCTCAGGAAGATTATGAACCTCTATTGGTAGCTCCTTACTATAACGTTTTCCGCCTAATTTAAAAGGAGAAGAATATGCCTCAAAGTTTGGATCTAACAATAATAATTTGCCATCTAATTGGATTATTGAAGTAGAATGCCCTAACCATGTAACAGATGCTTTATTTGATTTGCTGGTAAGTGTTGATATTTGTTGAACCCGAAGTGTTTCAGTAGGACGCTTATTGGGATTTCCTTTAATATAATCAAGCATCACTGGTAGCAAAGCCTTAAAACTGTAGTCAATCGGCGTTTCATTTGGATACTTAAATTTTCCTTTACTAAAGTTTTTCGATTGTTGTTTTCGTAAACTTGTATTTCGCAACTGTTCTTCTCCAAGTATCATTTTCAAACTCCTTAAATTCAAATTAAATGAACGTTCGTTCTTAAAATATTAAAATGAAATAGCCTAAGCTTTAATAGCATCCCAACTCAGTTCAATTAAGTCACCTATATTTTTCTCATTTAGTTTCCATTCACCATTAAAATGCTGCTTAACAAGTGCCGCAACTGGCGCATGGACTTGAACTAACAGCAACAAAATGTCACATTCTTTTAAAATTTTTTGCTCAATTCCCCTATCAACCAGTTTAAACAATGGAAGGAACATGTAGCTTGAATCCTCCAAACATAAAATTTGTAGCAAAGGGGAATTGCTAAATTGTTCCAGAAATAGAAATTCAGCTTTATAATTAAATATAAATTCAATTTGATTTCGAATAACAATCTCAAACGCAGTCTTTATAGGCATTGTATCCTCTATTCCCGCAAGAATTTGATTACTCATCTTTTGCTTGACCATTGCATAAAGCTTACTTAACATATCCTCCTTATTTTTAAAATAAATATAAATAGTTGAAGGGGAAACATTAGCACGCTTGGCAATTTTAAACATTGATATATCCGAGAAGCCGACCTCATTTAATAGTTGAATGGTAGCTTGAAAAATAGCTTCATTTTTATTTTTGTCTTTGTTTCTCATAAATTCTATAATAAACGTTCATTCGTTTATAGTCAATTGGAATATCTTGACCTTTGTCTAATTTTATTTCATTTGTTTTTTTGAATTTAATATTTTAACAATACTATTGGAAGTGGGAGGCTTTTAAAAGCATAAATTGTACCATTCTGTGCACAATATGCGCGTTTTTTTCTTTCATTTCCATGTACCAAAAACACATTAATTCTATTTACTTCTAAATCTATTCCTTCGAAACGATCCATCCATTTCTTGATCATTTCAATTTTCAAGGCAATTGCCGCTTTTGTCATATAAAATCTATCCGCTAAGTCTTGCATAGTTATATAATTACTCAAAAAAAAGATAAGGAATTATTGATGAATACTGTGGCAATAAAGTATTTTTTCTAATCCTTTCTTTTAAAGAAGTAATAATACATTATTGTGATTGCAGCAATTGCATTTATGTATTTCTTAATTTTCTTGGTGTTTTCTTGATACAGTAGATATTGTACCTGTTGTTTAACTATTGCACCCGTTAGTTTAAGTGTAAACATTCACAAACTTTCTCCAGTTAATATAAAAAAGAACTCCCCTTAATTGAAAGGGAAGCTCTATTCGTATTGATTGTCTACTGAAATTGATTTAACTTCGTCCCATTAATTTCTTGCCCATTTGTTTTTATTACATTTTGATACCAATAAAAGGATTCTTTTTTTATTCTTTTTAAAGTTCCATTTCCTTGATCATCTGTATCGACATATATAAATCCGTATCTTTTCCGCATAGTACCACCTGAAAGGCTAACTAAATCTAAAGCACTCCAAGGTGTATAACCTATTAACTCTACACCATCTTCAATGGATTTAGCCATTTGATCTATATGCCTACTTAGATAATCAATTCGATAATCGTCAAATACCTTATCATCTTCCGTAACTATATCAGTAGTTCCCATACCATTTTCTACAATCATAATAGGAATTTGATAACGATCATAAACATTATTTAATACCCAACGCAATCCTAATGGATCAATCTGCCATCCCCATTCCGTTGCTTTTAAGTATGGGTTCTTGGCTCCAATTACTAAATTACCAGACATCATTTCTTGATCTTCTTCAATACCTATACAGTTTGTCATATAGTAACTCATTGAATAGAAATCAACTTTCCCTTTGCGCAATATTTCCTCATCTTCAGGTAACATCTGTAGCTCAATATTCTTTTCTTTAAAATAGCGTTCTGCATATCTTGGGTAGTATCCTCTCACTTGAACATCGCCACATAGCATATTTTTAATCTGATCGTGTTCCTGTGCTAATCTAATGTCTTCTGGTCGACAAGTTAAAGGATAACTACACATATATGCAATCATACAACCTATTTTATTATCTTCGTCAATTTCATGTCCCATTGCTACAGCCTTTGCACTAGCAATAAATTGATGGTGAAGTGCTTGTATGCGGATTTTCTTCGTATTTTCTTCAGATTTGATTGGTATATTTACTGCACCAGCAGTAAGAATACCAAATGGTACTAAAAGACAGTTAATCTCGTTAAATGTAATCCAGTGTTTTACCTTCCCTTTATAACGGGTGAATAATACTTCACAATAATTTAAATATGAATTAATCATATCTCGACTCGTCCAGCCACCAAACTTATTAGCTAAATTAAGTGGAGCATCATAATGAAGAATAGTAACAATAGGTTCAATATTGTATTTTTTTAATTCATGAAATACTTCATCATAGAATTTTAAACCTTCCTCATTAGGTTCTGTTTCATCTCCATTTGGAAAGATACGACTCCATGCAATAGACATTCTATATGCTTTTAAACCCAGCTCTGCAAAAAGCCGGATATCTTCTTTAAAATTATGATAGAAATCACTTGCTACCTGTCCAGGATAATAAACGTCTGGCTTGACCTCATGTGTTTGAATTCTGAACGCACTACCATCTATACTTCCCCCTAGTACGTCTAATACACTTGGCCCTTTCCCTCCTTTATCCCATCCACCTTCAACCTGTCCTGCGGATGTAGCTGCTCCCCATAAAAAGTTTTCTGGAAATTTATTAGTCATTTTTATCTCTCCCATTCCTTATGCATTTAAAACGGTATCGCCATAAGTAACTATACCTATCTCATTATTTAAATTTTTGTAGTTATTTGAATTCATTACTATAATAGAGGTTGTTACATCATATCCAAGATTTTCAATCTCATTTAAATTAAATTCAATTAGAAGATCTCCTTTTTTCACACTTTCCCCCACGTTAACAAAGGTTTGGAAATGTTCACCTTGCAACTTAACTGTATCAATACCTACATGTATTAGGACTTCCATACCCTTTTCACTAACTATAGCAACAGCATGTTTTGTATCACTAACTATTGCAATTGTCCCGTCAAATGGAGCAACTACTTTTCCTTCTGATGGAATAATAGCAACACCTTTTCCCATTGCTTCAGACGCAAAAGTTGCATCATTTACTTCTGTAATTGGAATTGAC carries:
- a CDS encoding SDR family NAD(P)-dependent oxidoreductase, yielding MKTKTILITGATDGIGMVAAKELAKQGHKVIVHGRNENKAKKVVDEIKASTGNNEVDYILADLFSFESIKQMSINFKQRYDHLDVLINNAGAVLDNERSITKDGIEKTMALNVLAPLLLTQLLLDILKKSKDARVINMSSASHRASGKPNMADLNLEENYSAQKRYGLSKLYVIWNTRHMSRLLKDQGVNNVTVNVSHPGAVATNFGQDSDKGIITNLIYKIALPIMASPEKGASTNVFLATSPTVTGITGKYFGNSKEIKPYDRFYSVENEKTVWDYCMNVINPYLLYKY
- a CDS encoding TetR/AcrR family transcriptional regulator, with amino-acid sequence MRKKDNNKKEAIVKAIIQQINEIGFVNVSMSKIAKAAGVSASTLYIYYENKEDMIQKVYLDVKTQMLLDCSKNLTSEAPVKQSIMQFCENILLFLKNRGDYFIFLEQASNSPVLNSLSVKDFDTSSRMVYQVFEKGINEGILKQTNPNILIGFCMYPISQIYKENLNSKEYINEVDFIEVFQMCWDAIKA
- a CDS encoding NAD(P)-dependent alcohol dehydrogenase translates to MCKTHALSVSSANAQFEKTTIERRELRPDDVLIDIKFSGICHTDVHMIQNDNGYSRFPMVPGHEMTGVVEAVGTEVTKFTVGDRVGAGPLVNSCGECENCLQGETMFCTKGMVMMYNSQDYDGSVTYGSYSQKIVIKQDYVLRIPDNLELDAASPLLCAGATAYYPLKHWEIGPGKKIAIVGIGGIGHLAIKYAHALGAEVTALSQTMEKESDALKFGADHYYATSDPNTFTKLAGQFDVILNTTSANLNLDAYVSMLNINGTFVIIGDSGKPQQFNTLSILMGRRRIAATPGGGIPETQEMLNFSAQHNIAPEIEVINANQINEAFDRLKRNDVRYRFVIDTSTL
- a CDS encoding MBL fold metallo-hydrolase, yielding MILGEEQLRNTSLRKQQSKNFSKGKFKYPNETPIDYSFKALLPVMLDYIKGNPNKRPTETLRVQQISTLTSKSNKASVTWLGHSTSIIQLDGKLLLLDPNFEAYSSPFKLGGKRYSKELPIEVHNLPELDAVLISHDHYDHLDSKTIKKLTNKVKMFLVPLGIGSHLQRWGIKAEQIIELDWWEEAEFFGLTFRCTPAKHSSGRGMFDHNATLWCSWIIEGKDEKIFFGGDSGYGPHFKEIGDKYGPFDVTLLEAGQYDNSGWWPLHMLPEETVQAHIELQGKTLLPIHWGAFTLAIHDWDEPIERVLKAAVERNVIVAAPRIGENVDIGSTQGPVFPWWRIYKGGCDRL
- a CDS encoding TetR/AcrR family transcriptional regulator translates to MRNKDKNKNEAIFQATIQLLNEVGFSDISMFKIAKRANVSPSTIYIYFKNKEDMLSKLYAMVKQKMSNQILAGIEDTMPIKTAFEIVIRNQIEFIFNYKAEFLFLEQFSNSPLLQILCLEDSSYMFLPLFKLVDRGIEQKILKECDILLLLVQVHAPVAALVKQHFNGEWKLNEKNIGDLIELSWDAIKA
- a CDS encoding helix-turn-helix domain-containing protein, coding for MSNYITMQDLADRFYMTKAAIALKIEMIKKWMDRFEGIDLEVNRINVFLVHGNERKKRAYCAQNGTIYAFKSLPLPIVLLKY
- a CDS encoding glycoside hydrolase family 1 protein; amino-acid sequence: MTNKFPENFLWGAATSAGQVEGGWDKGGKGPSVLDVLGGSIDGSAFRIQTHEVKPDVYYPGQVASDFYHNFKEDIRLFAELGLKAYRMSIAWSRIFPNGDETEPNEEGLKFYDEVFHELKKYNIEPIVTILHYDAPLNLANKFGGWTSRDMINSYLNYCEVLFTRYKGKVKHWITFNEINCLLVPFGILTAGAVNIPIKSEENTKKIRIQALHHQFIASAKAVAMGHEIDEDNKIGCMIAYMCSYPLTCRPEDIRLAQEHDQIKNMLCGDVQVRGYYPRYAERYFKEKNIELQMLPEDEEILRKGKVDFYSMSYYMTNCIGIEEDQEMMSGNLVIGAKNPYLKATEWGWQIDPLGLRWVLNNVYDRYQIPIMIVENGMGTTDIVTEDDKVFDDYRIDYLSRHIDQMAKSIEDGVELIGYTPWSALDLVSLSGGTMRKRYGFIYVDTDDQGNGTLKRIKKESFYWYQNVIKTNGQEINGTKLNQFQ